The Cervus elaphus chromosome 12, mCerEla1.1, whole genome shotgun sequence genome includes a region encoding these proteins:
- the LOC122704572 gene encoding cyclin-dependent kinase 16-like, giving the protein MMGQADRNITKGAVGSEPRAAVSSRIPAGASEPGGIARSGQAHGRLSGTPPPPQPPPPPPPPPPPQPAAARAQQPWPKTTGTGACGELEEKEVVRPQSGPPPQAPPRRPRGTEVARAPPPVAMDRMKKIKRQLSMTLRGGRGIDKTNGAPEQIGLDESGGGGGSDLGEAPTRAAPGEPRSVRGPLSSAPEIVHEDLKMGSDGESDQASATSSDEVQSPVRVRMRNHPPRKISTEDINKRLSLPADIRLPEGYLEKLTLNSPIFDKPLSRRLRRVSLSEIGFGKLETYIKLDKLGEGTYATVYKGKSKLTDNLVALKEIRLEHEEGAPCTAIREVSLLKDLKHANIVTLHDIIHTEKSLTLVFEYLDKDLKQYLDDCGNIINMHNVKLFLFQLLRGLAYCHRQKVLHRDLKPQNLLINERGELKLADFGLARAKSIPTKTYSNEVVTLWYRPPDILLGSTDYSTQIDMWGVGCIFYEMATGRPLFPGSTVEEQLHFIFRILGTPNEDTWPGILSNEEFRTYNYPKYRAEALLSHAPRIDSDGADLLTKLLQFEGRNRISAEDAMKHPFFLSLGDRIHKLPDTTSIFALKEIQLQKEASIRSSSMPDSVAGGQRGRASLPH; this is encoded by the exons ATGATGGGACAAGCTGACAGAAATATCACAAAGGGAGCAGTAGGCTCTGAACCGCGAGCCGCCGTGAGCTCTCGGATTCCAGCCGGCGCCAGCGAGCCCGGGGGCATCGCCCGCAGCGGCCAAGCTCATGGCCGGCTGAGCGGGACGCCGCCTCCGCCTcagccaccgccgccgccgccgccgccgcctcctcctcagCCGGCGGCGGCCCGGGCCCAGCAGCCATGGCCGAAGACTACTGGGACGGGCGCCTGCGGCGaactggaggagaaggaggtcgTGCGGCCTCAGTCCGGGCCGCCACCCCAGGCGCCGCCGCGCCGGCCCCGCGGCACTGAGGTTGCTCGCGCGCCCCCGCCGGTCGCCATGGATCGGATGAAGAAGATCAAACGGCAGCTGTCAATGACACTCCGAGGGGGCCGAGGTATAGATAAGACCAATGGTGCCCCTGAACAGATAGGCCTGGATGAGAGTGGCGGGGGCGGCGGCAGTGACCTTGGAGAGGCCCCCACACGTGCTGCCCCTGGGGAACCTCGCTCTGTGCGGGGCCCACTCAGCTCTGCACCAGAGATTGTGCATGAGGACTTGAAGATGGGGTCTGACGGGGAAAGTGACCAGGCTTCAGCCACGTCCTCCGATGAGGTGCAGTCACCAGTGAGGGTGCGCATGCGCAACCATCCCCCACGCAAGATCTCCACTGAGGACATCAACAAGCGCCTATCACTACCAGCTGACATCCGGCTGCCTGAGGGCTACCTTGAGAAGCTGACCCTCAACAGCCCCATCTTTGACAAGCCCCTCAGCCGCCGTCTCCGCCGCGTCAGCCTGTCTGAGATCGGCTTTGGGAAACTGGAGACCTACATCAAGCTGGACAAGCTGGGAGAGGGTACCTATGCCACTGTCTACAAAGGCAAAAGCAAGCTCACAGACAACCTTGTGGCACTCAAGGAGATCAGACTGGAACACGAAGAGGGGGCACCCTGCACCGCCATCCGGGAAGTGTCCCTGCTCAAGGACCTCAAACACGCCAACATCGTCACACTACACGACATTATTCACACGGAGAAGTCCCTCACCCTTGTCTTTGAGTACCTGGACAAGGACCTGAAGCAGTACCTGGATGACTGTGGGAACATCATCAACATGCACAATGTGAAACTGTTCCTGTTCCAGCTGCTCCGTGGCCTGGCCTACTGCCACCGGCAGAAGGTGCTACACCGAGACCTCAAGCCACAGAACCTACTCATCAATGAGCGAGGAGAGCTCAAGCTGGCCGACTTCGGCCTGGCCCGGGCCAAGTCAATTCCGACGAAGACCTACTCCAACGAGGTGGTAACACTGTGGTACCGGCCCCCTGACATCCTGCTCGGGTCCACGGACTACTCCACTCAGATTGACATGTGGGGTGTGGGCTGCATCTTCTATGAGATGGCCACGGGCCGGCCCCTCTTCCCAGGCTCCACAGTGGAGGAGCAGCTGCACTTCATCTTCCGCATCTTGGGAACCCCAAATGAAGATACATGGCCAGGCATCCTGTCCAATGAAGAGTTCAGGACATACAACTACCCCAAGTACCGAGCTGAGGCCCTTTTGAGCCATGCACCCCGAATTGACAGCGACGGGGCTGACCTCCTCACCAAGCTGCTGCAGTTTGAAGGTCGCAATCGGATCTCCGCAGAGGATGCCATGAAACATCCATTCTTCCTCAGTCTGGGGGATCGGATCCACAAACTTCCTGACACTACTTCCATATTTGCACTAAAGGAGATCCAGCTACAAAAGGAGGCCAGCATTCGATCTTCGTCAATGCCTGACTCAG TTGCCGGTGGACAGCGTGGCCGTGCCAGCCTCCCACACTGA
- the LOC122704577 gene encoding olfactory receptor 5AU1: MEGANLSRGTEFELLGLTRDPWLQKLLFVVFLGMYTFTLLGNLVMFLLIHVSAMLHTPMYSLLKSLSFLDFCYSSTVVPQTLVNFLAKRKVITYLGCVVQMFFYAGFATSECYLIAAMAYDRYAAVCNPLLYPIAMSPTVCASLIVGSYGAGFLNSLIHTSCIFSLKFCGTHVVTHFFCDGPPILSLSCVDTSLCEILLFIFAGFNLLSCTLTILVSYLLILITILRMNSAQGRFKAFSTCASHFTAVCLFYGTTLFMYLRPRSSYSLTQDRTVAVIYTVVIPLLNPLIYSLRNKDVKEALRKVWERKIME, encoded by the coding sequence atGGAAGGAGCCAACCTGAGCCGAGGGACTGAGTTTGAGCTTTTGGGGCTCACCAGGGACCCCTGGCTCCAGAAGCTGCTCTTTGTGGTGTTCCTGGGCATGTACACTTTCACACTGCTGGGGAATCTAGTCATGTTTCTTCTGATCCATGTAAGTGCCATGCTGCACACACCCATGTACTCCCTCCTGAAGAGCCTCTCCTTCTTGGATTTCTGCTACTCCTCCACGGTTGTCCCCCAGACTCTGGTGAACTTCTTGGCCAAGAGGAAGGTGATCACCTATCTAGGCTGCGTGGTTCAGATGTTTTTCTATGCGGGTTTTGCCACCAGTGAATGTTATCTCATTGctgccatggcctatgaccgctatgcgGCTGTTTGTAACCCCCTGCTCTACCCAATTGCCATGTCTCCTACGGTCTGTGCCTCTCTGATTGTGGGATCCTATGGTGCGGGATTTCTTAATTCTCTGATCCACACAAGCTGTATCTTTAGTCTGAAATTCTGTGGTACTCATGTGGTCACTCACTTCTTCTGTGATGGACCACCCATCCTGTCTCTGTCTTGTGTGGACACCTCACTGTGTGAAATCTTGCTCTTCATTTTTGCTGGTTTCAACCTTTTGAGCTGTACCCTCACCATCTTGGTCTCCTACCTCTTAATTCTCATCACCATCCTGAGAATGAACTCAGCCCAGGGCAGGTTCAAGGCCTTTTCCACCTGTGCTTCCCACTTCACTGCTGTGTGCCTCTTCTATGGCACAACACTTTTCATGTACCTGCGCCCCAGGTCCAGCTACTCCCTGACCCAAGACCGCACagttgctgtgatctacacagtggTGATCCCACTGCTCAACCCCCTTATCTACTCTTTGAGAAACAAGGATGTGAAAGAAGCTTTAAGAAAagtttgggaaagaaaaataatggaatgA